A DNA window from Maribellus comscasis contains the following coding sequences:
- a CDS encoding aspartate kinase: MKVLKFGGTSVGSPENMRAVMKLVTDGEQKIVVLSAMSGTTNSLVEIANYLHKRNKDTARIFIGKLETKYKKVVEKLFETEENKTLGQKVLKESFNTIKSFTSGKFSLVGENTILAQGELISTQLFALLMEENGFNVKLLPALDFMRIDEDKSADQTAIRKNLKKVLKKTGEADYYITQGFICRNTDGDIDNLQRGGSDYTASLIGAAVDVEEIQIWTDIDGFHNNDPRYVGNTKKIEQLSFNEAAELAYFGAKILHPHTVLPARVHNIPVRLKNTMNPSDSGTLITAESDGTGIKAVAAKDGITAIKIRSGRMFMAYGFLKNVFQIFEKYKTPIDMISTSEVAVSLTIDNVWNLSQIRAELDQYGTVEIDDEMTIICIVGDIIQEEKGFASKVFNALDGIPIRMISYGGSRHNISVLVPTSRKKETLQALSDDLLNNGN; the protein is encoded by the coding sequence ATGAAGGTTTTAAAATTTGGTGGTACCTCGGTTGGTTCGCCCGAAAATATGAGAGCGGTAATGAAACTGGTTACCGACGGAGAACAAAAAATTGTAGTTTTATCGGCCATGTCGGGTACTACAAACTCTTTGGTTGAAATAGCAAATTATCTTCATAAAAGAAATAAGGACACAGCCCGTATTTTTATAGGGAAACTGGAAACCAAATACAAAAAGGTTGTTGAAAAGCTCTTCGAAACAGAAGAGAATAAAACACTCGGACAAAAGGTGCTAAAAGAAAGCTTTAACACCATAAAATCGTTTACTTCGGGGAAATTTAGCCTGGTAGGTGAAAATACTATTTTGGCTCAGGGAGAATTAATTTCTACCCAATTATTTGCCTTGTTGATGGAAGAAAACGGATTCAATGTAAAATTGCTTCCTGCACTTGATTTTATGCGAATAGATGAAGATAAATCAGCAGACCAGACAGCTATTCGGAAAAATCTGAAGAAAGTTCTTAAAAAAACCGGAGAAGCCGATTATTATATCACTCAAGGATTTATCTGCCGGAATACAGACGGGGATATTGACAATTTGCAACGAGGGGGGAGTGATTATACCGCTTCTTTAATTGGAGCGGCGGTTGATGTGGAAGAAATTCAAATCTGGACTGATATTGATGGGTTTCATAATAATGATCCGCGGTATGTGGGAAATACCAAGAAAATAGAACAGCTTTCATTTAACGAAGCGGCTGAGTTGGCTTATTTTGGAGCGAAGATTTTGCATCCGCACACGGTGCTTCCTGCCCGGGTTCATAATATTCCTGTTCGTTTGAAAAATACCATGAATCCTTCTGATAGTGGAACGTTGATTACAGCGGAGTCTGACGGGACAGGTATTAAAGCTGTTGCTGCAAAAGACGGAATTACAGCGATTAAAATTCGCTCCGGAAGAATGTTTATGGCTTATGGGTTTTTGAAAAATGTATTTCAGATTTTTGAGAAATACAAAACGCCCATCGATATGATTTCAACTTCAGAGGTTGCCGTTTCGCTAACAATTGATAATGTATGGAATTTAAGTCAGATCAGAGCTGAGCTTGACCAGTACGGAACTGTGGAAATCGACGATGAAATGACTATTATTTGTATTGTTGGCGATATTATTCAGGAGGAGAAAGGTTTTGCATCAAAAGTATTTAATGCGCTTGATGGAATTCCAATTCGTATGATTTCTTA
- a CDS encoding GntR family transcriptional regulator — protein sequence MGSIPQYRQLYEILRKHIMNGVYGEGSLLPSENELCAAHNMTRPTVRHALDSLVKDGLILKKQGKGSIVKKPVRDIGILSIAGTASAVGVRYLKTDILQKPVIQKWEESFPFELSELEQEAGCVYMERLRFVEGAPVFYDINHLPNIHIPRITNRSFENKSLFDILRQTYQIEILGGEQKLKAIKPDAKIKKLLQLKSGQPVLYIERKLATNKEGFNIYSTIYFNSEKHAIFGRF from the coding sequence ATGGGGAGCATACCACAATACCGTCAATTATATGAGATTCTTCGAAAACACATCATGAATGGTGTTTACGGGGAAGGAAGTTTACTGCCGTCTGAAAATGAATTGTGTGCAGCACATAATATGACCCGCCCGACAGTGAGGCATGCGCTTGATTCACTTGTAAAGGACGGATTGATTTTGAAAAAGCAGGGGAAAGGAAGTATTGTCAAAAAGCCGGTTCGGGATATCGGCATTTTATCTATTGCCGGAACAGCGTCAGCAGTTGGCGTTCGTTATCTGAAAACCGATATTTTACAAAAGCCGGTTATTCAGAAATGGGAGGAATCGTTTCCCTTTGAACTTTCGGAACTGGAACAGGAAGCCGGATGTGTTTATATGGAACGACTTCGTTTTGTTGAAGGAGCTCCTGTTTTTTACGATATTAATCATCTTCCGAATATTCATATTCCCCGGATTACCAATCGTTCATTTGAAAATAAATCGCTGTTTGACATTTTACGGCAGACTTATCAGATTGAAATATTGGGAGGTGAGCAAAAACTTAAGGCTATTAAACCTGATGCTAAGATTAAAAAACTCCTTCAACTTAAAAGTGGCCAACCGGTTTTGTATATCGAACGAAAGCTTGCAACAAACAAAGAAGGATTTAATATTTATTCTACTATATATTTTAATTCGGAAAAGCATGCAATTTTCGGCCGCTTTTAA
- a CDS encoding DUF423 domain-containing protein: MSKTILMTASLLMALAVGIGAFGAHGLKSHLSDEMLQTYKTGVEYHFYHALGLLLVGVLSISMPSVYLKWSAILLTAGIVLFSGSLYVLVVSGIKALGAITPLGGLSFIAGWILLFVGVWRKFPM; encoded by the coding sequence ATGAGCAAAACAATACTTATGACTGCCTCCTTGTTAATGGCACTGGCTGTTGGCATTGGTGCTTTTGGGGCACACGGATTAAAATCACACTTATCTGATGAAATGTTACAAACATACAAAACCGGGGTTGAGTATCATTTTTACCATGCCTTGGGATTATTGCTTGTTGGTGTGTTATCAATCTCAATGCCTTCGGTATATTTAAAATGGTCAGCTATTTTATTAACTGCCGGAATTGTTTTGTTTTCAGGAAGTTTGTATGTTCTCGTAGTTTCGGGAATAAAAGCTTTAGGTGCCATAACTCCGCTGGGCGGTTTGAGTTTTATCGCCGGATGGATTTTGTTATTTGTTGGCGTTTGGAGGAAATTTCCGATGTAA
- a CDS encoding alpha/beta hydrolase fold domain-containing protein, with the protein MIAENLELVEPVNKEGIRATFQNEKYGRHPRNNFDIWMADSIEPTPLVIYIHGGGFIGGDKSKYYSSDDMVRFLRSGVSVAVINYRFMNEAPYGILASLNDSKRCLQYIRYNAKKYNIDKNRVACSGGSAGAGTSLWLAFSVDMAEPESENPVLRESTRITCAGAFATQSTYDICRWDKIIGLPKDNSPEKMLEIAQAFGFNSADYIKTPEAEVVRKELDFLEKMNKNASPFFVFNKQAGGAPMNQDELNHHPNHAMALLERAKEVEAEAIVYAPEIGIVDPSGKDLVDFFLGKFNLEEK; encoded by the coding sequence ATGATTGCAGAGAATTTAGAACTGGTTGAACCGGTTAATAAAGAAGGAATAAGGGCTACATTTCAAAATGAAAAATACGGCCGGCACCCAAGGAATAACTTTGATATATGGATGGCTGATTCTATAGAACCCACACCTTTGGTTATATACATTCATGGCGGAGGTTTTATTGGCGGAGATAAATCAAAATATTACTCATCTGATGATATGGTTCGTTTTCTTCGTTCGGGGGTTTCAGTTGCGGTTATTAATTACCGGTTTATGAACGAGGCGCCCTACGGGATTTTAGCCAGTTTAAATGATTCAAAGCGTTGTCTTCAGTATATCCGTTACAATGCAAAAAAATATAATATCGATAAAAATCGTGTTGCATGTTCAGGAGGGTCTGCGGGAGCAGGCACATCATTGTGGCTTGCTTTTTCTGTTGACATGGCAGAACCGGAAAGCGAAAATCCGGTGCTTCGCGAGTCGACAAGAATAACGTGCGCGGGAGCATTTGCAACGCAATCAACTTATGATATTTGCCGCTGGGACAAAATTATAGGTTTGCCTAAAGATAATTCACCGGAGAAGATGCTGGAAATTGCACAGGCATTTGGTTTTAACTCGGCCGATTACATAAAAACCCCGGAGGCAGAAGTCGTTCGAAAGGAGCTCGATTTTTTGGAGAAAATGAATAAAAATGCCTCTCCTTTTTTTGTGTTTAATAAACAAGCAGGTGGCGCACCAATGAATCAGGACGAATTAAATCATCATCCAAATCATGCCATGGCATTACTGGAAAGAGCAAAGGAGGTGGAAGCCGAAGCCATTGTTTATGCTCCGGAAATTGGAATCGTTGATCCTTCAGGAAAGGATTTGGTTGATTTTTTCCTGGGTAAATTCAATTTGGAAGAGAAGTAA
- a CDS encoding alpha-ketoacid dehydrogenase subunit alpha/beta, whose product MPKVQFINPEEVRKPRQLEFKPIPINQYEKTIEEEKENFSKEDFIRIFHDMVVIREFETMLNLIKTRGEYNEIPYNHPGPAHLSIGQEAAAVGMAYTLDVDDFIFGSHRSHGEILAKGLSAISKLDDKTLEEIMETHFDGKTLAPVKAGHKGSTKELAIKFLIYGTLAEIFARETGFNKGLGGSMHAFFTPFGVYPNNAIVGGSGDISVGAALYKKVNRKKGIVVANIGDASMACGPVWEGLTFATMDQFSELWEGDMKGGLPLVVNIMNNQYGMGGQTCGETMGYEIAARIGAGLNKDQMHAERVDGYNPLAVIDAYKRKRKIIEEKRGPVLLDVLTYRYSGHSPSDASSYRSKEEVEAWEKQDSIVWFGSELAKAGIATQEELEAIKNETVEIITSSLKLAIDDEVSPHMDMKKYPNLIGDMMFSNQSLDKMEERPVEVNHPMEENPRVQQLAKKERFMFDKNGKPHSKIKTYGLRDGIFEAIVDRFYKDPTLIAYGEENRDWGGAFAVYRGLTEALPYHRLFNSPISEASIVGTAIGYAMCGGRVIPEIMYCDFLGRAGDEVFNQLPKWQAMSGNVLKMPVVIRVSVGSKYGAQHSQDWTALAAHIPGLKVVFPVTPYDAKGLMTSALQGTDPVVFFESQRIYDIGEQFHEGGVPEGYYEIPMGEPDIKKEGSDVTILTIGATLYRALDAAKTLEEKYNLSAEVIDARSLVPFNYDLVIESIKKTGRIVISGDASGRGSFLRDLASNITELAFDYLDAPPVVVGSRNWITPAHELEDYFFPQPEWIIDAIHERILPIPGYTPENDFTEEEQLDRNAKGI is encoded by the coding sequence ATGCCAAAAGTACAATTTATAAATCCTGAAGAGGTCAGAAAACCTCGCCAACTGGAATTCAAACCAATTCCAATCAATCAGTACGAAAAAACGATTGAAGAAGAAAAAGAAAATTTTTCAAAAGAAGATTTTATCCGCATATTTCATGACATGGTTGTTATTCGCGAATTTGAAACCATGTTAAACCTGATAAAAACCCGCGGAGAATACAACGAGATTCCATACAATCATCCGGGACCAGCTCACCTTTCCATCGGGCAGGAAGCTGCTGCTGTTGGAATGGCTTACACTTTAGATGTTGATGATTTTATCTTTGGTTCACACCGCAGCCACGGTGAAATTTTAGCAAAAGGTTTGTCTGCTATTTCAAAATTGGATGACAAAACACTGGAAGAAATAATGGAAACCCATTTCGATGGAAAAACTCTGGCTCCGGTAAAAGCGGGCCACAAGGGCTCCACAAAAGAGTTAGCTATTAAATTCCTGATTTACGGAACACTGGCTGAAATTTTTGCCCGCGAAACCGGATTCAACAAAGGACTGGGTGGTTCGATGCACGCGTTCTTCACTCCGTTTGGAGTTTATCCGAACAACGCTATTGTTGGTGGTTCCGGCGATATCTCAGTGGGTGCAGCTTTGTACAAAAAAGTGAATCGCAAAAAAGGGATTGTTGTCGCCAACATTGGCGACGCATCCATGGCTTGCGGTCCGGTTTGGGAAGGATTAACTTTTGCCACCATGGACCAATTCTCTGAACTGTGGGAAGGCGATATGAAAGGCGGACTTCCCCTGGTTGTCAATATTATGAATAACCAATACGGAATGGGCGGACAAACCTGCGGAGAAACCATGGGTTATGAAATTGCAGCCAGAATTGGTGCCGGATTAAACAAAGATCAAATGCATGCCGAACGCGTTGACGGTTACAATCCGTTGGCAGTAATCGACGCCTACAAACGTAAAAGAAAAATCATTGAAGAGAAACGCGGCCCGGTCTTACTTGACGTTCTTACCTATCGTTACAGCGGGCACTCTCCTTCCGATGCCTCTTCGTACCGGTCAAAAGAAGAAGTGGAAGCCTGGGAAAAACAGGATTCGATTGTTTGGTTTGGCAGCGAACTGGCAAAAGCCGGCATTGCCACACAAGAAGAATTGGAAGCCATTAAAAATGAAACTGTAGAAATTATTACAAGTTCGCTCAAACTGGCTATCGACGACGAAGTTTCGCCACACATGGATATGAAAAAATATCCAAATTTGATTGGCGATATGATGTTCAGCAACCAAAGCCTGGATAAAATGGAAGAGCGTCCGGTGGAAGTAAATCACCCGATGGAAGAAAATCCACGTGTTCAGCAACTGGCAAAAAAAGAACGGTTTATGTTTGATAAAAACGGAAAACCTCATTCAAAAATAAAAACCTACGGATTACGCGATGGAATTTTCGAAGCAATCGTTGACCGTTTTTATAAAGATCCAACTTTAATTGCCTACGGAGAAGAAAACCGTGACTGGGGTGGCGCATTTGCTGTTTACCGCGGGCTAACAGAAGCACTGCCTTACCACCGATTGTTTAACTCTCCTATTTCTGAAGCATCGATTGTGGGAACCGCCATTGGTTATGCTATGTGCGGAGGCCGTGTAATTCCTGAAATTATGTATTGCGACTTTTTGGGTCGTGCCGGCGACGAGGTTTTTAACCAACTTCCAAAATGGCAGGCCATGAGTGGAAATGTACTTAAAATGCCGGTTGTAATTCGCGTTTCTGTTGGCTCAAAATATGGGGCACAACACTCGCAAGACTGGACAGCGCTGGCTGCTCATATTCCCGGATTAAAAGTCGTTTTCCCGGTTACGCCTTACGATGCAAAAGGGTTAATGACCAGCGCACTTCAGGGAACTGACCCAGTGGTTTTCTTTGAAAGCCAACGTATTTACGATATTGGCGAACAATTCCACGAAGGTGGTGTACCGGAAGGTTATTATGAAATTCCAATGGGCGAACCGGATATCAAAAAAGAAGGAAGCGATGTTACCATTTTAACCATTGGGGCAACTTTGTACCGCGCTCTGGATGCGGCTAAAACACTTGAGGAAAAATACAATCTTTCAGCTGAGGTAATTGATGCCCGCTCACTGGTGCCATTTAATTACGATCTGGTGATTGAATCCATCAAAAAAACAGGAAGAATTGTAATTTCGGGCGATGCTTCCGGACGCGGTTCATTCCTGCGCGATTTGGCCTCAAATATTACAGAACTGGCATTTGATTATTTAGATGCTCCACCAGTTGTTGTTGGTTCGCGTAACTGGATTACACCGGCACACGAACTGGAAGACTACTTCTTCCCGCAACCCGAGTGGATTATTGATGCCATCCACGAACGTATTCTTCCAATTCCGGGATATACACCTGAAAATGACTTTACGGAAGAAGAACAGCTTGACAGAAATGCAAAAGGAATCTAA
- a CDS encoding PHP domain-containing protein: MKLNKSSFTTFPEQEELISWYKTQPQKPVPEINGHIHTPHSFSAFSEIEQPFHLAKNEGVSVLGINDFYTTDGYNEFAEQAEKYKIFPLFNIEFMALQNDLQEAGVRVNDPNNPGRTYFSGKGLRQPAKMSESSLKKVKDLQEESNRQTYDMVEKLNAFFAENEIDIQFDAAEVQQRLAKNLFRERHIAQAIRIAVFEKEETDLGRAALLNAIFQGKTIKSAIDDFAGLENEIRGVLLKSGGAAFVPEDPKAFLSLEEVKEIIIDAGGIPCYPVLLDFGNGNFTDYEADKEKLLQELLKNDVYSIELIPARNNYDIFKNFVKFFNENGFVITFGSEHNTPKLDPIKLSGGGGVELDDELKTINYEGAAVVAAHQYLIAKGKEGYLHGKKAKTGEKEYFIELGKAIIAYFQ; the protein is encoded by the coding sequence ATGAAATTAAACAAAAGTAGTTTTACCACTTTCCCAGAGCAGGAAGAACTGATAAGCTGGTATAAAACACAACCGCAGAAACCAGTTCCCGAAATCAACGGGCATATCCATACGCCACACTCATTCAGCGCTTTTTCTGAAATTGAACAGCCCTTTCATCTGGCAAAAAATGAAGGTGTTTCTGTTTTGGGGATAAACGATTTTTATACCACTGATGGGTATAACGAATTTGCTGAACAGGCAGAAAAATATAAAATCTTTCCACTGTTCAACATCGAATTTATGGCACTGCAAAATGATTTACAGGAAGCCGGTGTGCGGGTGAATGATCCCAACAACCCGGGGCGTACTTATTTTAGTGGAAAAGGGTTACGGCAACCTGCAAAAATGAGTGAATCCTCATTGAAAAAAGTAAAAGATCTGCAGGAAGAAAGCAACCGCCAGACATATGATATGGTGGAAAAACTAAATGCTTTTTTTGCTGAAAATGAAATTGACATTCAGTTTGATGCGGCAGAAGTGCAACAGCGACTGGCAAAAAACCTGTTTCGCGAACGGCACATTGCGCAGGCCATTCGGATTGCAGTTTTTGAAAAAGAAGAAACAGACCTTGGGCGCGCTGCACTTTTAAATGCCATTTTTCAGGGGAAAACAATAAAGTCGGCCATTGACGATTTTGCCGGCTTGGAAAATGAAATTCGCGGAGTCCTCCTAAAATCGGGAGGTGCGGCTTTTGTCCCTGAAGATCCGAAAGCGTTTCTTTCTTTAGAAGAAGTAAAAGAAATTATTATCGACGCTGGTGGAATTCCGTGTTATCCGGTTTTACTCGACTTTGGAAATGGAAACTTTACCGATTACGAAGCCGATAAAGAAAAGCTACTTCAGGAATTACTAAAAAATGATGTTTATTCCATTGAACTTATTCCGGCAAGAAACAACTACGATATATTTAAAAACTTTGTAAAATTCTTTAATGAAAACGGTTTTGTAATCACCTTTGGAAGCGAACACAACACGCCCAAACTCGACCCGATAAAATTGAGTGGCGGCGGCGGTGTTGAACTCGACGACGAATTAAAAACAATTAATTACGAAGGCGCAGCAGTGGTTGCAGCTCATCAATATTTAATTGCGAAAGGAAAAGAAGGTTACCTTCACGGGAAAAAAGCAAAAACGGGAGAAAAAGAATATTTTATTGAACTTGGAAAAGCAATAATTGCCTATTTTCAATAA
- a CDS encoding DUF6973 domain-containing protein has translation MKKSTLLFLLSVFMLFINSCHEDEFQIEEDVLLKSALQNDKEIIEEAQAWFESNPEKNKFKLLESADKLKWGKTVVNDLDSLLLVEVPIKFKNNFKLQIDGNEKLNIESRIIFLNKNGIYSSLLEFYISYMDKEKLQDVQKINYNNRYKNFEGTILQINNSDEVVSVEKIEENYLKSASSYNCLVLVEDLTGRIVGVLYCYPVPEDSNNSGGGGGSSSSGTTNETITEEIEADNLDCNFANSIGIDCDVFYAFEQDYKSQMSTSEQEIFDNMARIDQLSYLANAQFATWEAENLFPNSLYNGKGDAFRHAYWNALNRIDLGYELAESLTTAHENKPSTYHFSYKEKEMDLFNNEVGREKYKYFRGHYSSLESCILDALNNGELRYLSNLAPDGKATNRSQLTPTNQ, from the coding sequence ATGAAAAAATCAACACTTTTATTTCTACTATCAGTTTTTATGCTGTTTATTAACTCTTGTCATGAGGATGAATTTCAAATTGAAGAAGATGTTTTATTGAAATCGGCATTACAAAATGATAAAGAAATCATTGAGGAAGCTCAGGCGTGGTTTGAAAGTAATCCTGAGAAAAATAAATTTAAATTGCTTGAGTCAGCAGATAAACTGAAATGGGGAAAAACAGTGGTTAATGATTTGGATAGTCTGTTATTAGTAGAAGTGCCAATTAAATTTAAAAATAATTTTAAATTGCAAATCGATGGAAATGAAAAGTTGAATATTGAAAGCCGAATAATATTTCTAAACAAAAATGGTATTTATTCATCGTTACTTGAATTTTATATATCATACATGGATAAGGAAAAACTACAGGACGTACAAAAAATTAATTATAACAACCGATATAAAAATTTCGAAGGCACAATTTTGCAAATAAACAACAGTGACGAAGTAGTTTCCGTTGAAAAAATTGAAGAAAACTATCTTAAATCTGCCAGTAGTTATAATTGTTTAGTATTGGTTGAAGATTTAACCGGAAGAATTGTTGGTGTCTTATACTGTTATCCTGTCCCGGAAGACTCGAATAATTCAGGCGGTGGCGGTGGAAGTAGCAGTTCTGGGACAACAAATGAAACAATTACAGAAGAAATTGAAGCTGACAATTTAGATTGTAACTTTGCCAATTCGATTGGGATTGATTGTGATGTTTTTTATGCTTTTGAGCAAGACTATAAATCTCAAATGTCCACGTCAGAGCAAGAAATATTTGACAATATGGCAAGAATAGATCAATTAAGTTACCTAGCTAATGCACAATTTGCAACATGGGAAGCAGAAAATCTTTTCCCAAATTCGTTATACAACGGTAAAGGAGATGCATTTAGACATGCATACTGGAATGCATTAAATAGGATAGATCTTGGATATGAATTAGCAGAGAGTTTAACAACCGCCCATGAAAATAAACCATCAACTTATCATTTCAGCTATAAAGAAAAAGAGATGGATTTATTTAACAATGAAGTTGGTCGAGAGAAATATAAATATTTCAGAGGACATTACTCTTCTCTAGAATCTTGCATATTAGATGCTTTAAATAATGGAGAATTGAGATATTTGAGCAACCTTGCTCCAGATGGCAAAGCCACAAATAGATCACAACTTACACCAACCAATCAATAA
- a CDS encoding dihydrolipoamide acetyltransferase family protein, whose product MAIPVLMPRQGQSVESCILGQWYKSVGEEVSEGDILFSYETDKASFEEEAKESGVLLATFFEEGDEIPVLANVAVIGKAGESFDEFAPGNEVTQESEEKETEEEAPKVIEFEMEESGSGSRIRISPLAKNMAESMGVDISTLKGSGPRGRIIARDIEEASKTTTPEPAVNTETKAKPAPVAAAPSKPAVVLESGSDFEVKSIPNIRKLIANAMHQSLQNSAQLTHHMSADARQIMKLRKKFKKEYSEGTIKQNVTINDLVCFAVIRALEKFPQANTHYLGDKMKWFKKVHLGLAVDTDRGLMVPAVQNADDLSITGLSYQLQQVATQSRAGSINPDLLSPEAASFTVSNLGNYGVEMFTPVINLPQTAILGVCTIIPRPKEIEEGVYGFVPMMGLSLTYDHQALDGGEATLFLAEIKNQIETLSL is encoded by the coding sequence ATGGCAATACCAGTATTAATGCCGCGCCAGGGCCAGTCAGTAGAATCATGCATTCTTGGGCAATGGTACAAATCGGTTGGAGAAGAAGTTAGTGAAGGAGACATCCTTTTCTCTTACGAAACCGACAAGGCATCGTTTGAAGAAGAAGCAAAAGAAAGCGGTGTGCTTTTAGCCACATTTTTTGAAGAAGGTGATGAGATTCCGGTACTCGCGAATGTTGCGGTTATCGGAAAAGCGGGAGAATCTTTTGACGAGTTCGCTCCTGGAAACGAAGTAACTCAGGAATCGGAAGAAAAAGAAACTGAAGAAGAAGCACCTAAAGTGATTGAATTCGAGATGGAAGAAAGCGGATCTGGTAGTCGAATTCGAATATCCCCATTGGCAAAAAACATGGCGGAGTCGATGGGTGTTGACATCTCAACATTAAAAGGCTCCGGCCCCCGCGGCAGAATTATTGCCCGTGATATAGAAGAAGCCTCAAAAACAACAACACCAGAACCGGCAGTAAATACAGAAACAAAAGCCAAACCGGCACCTGTTGCAGCTGCTCCGTCAAAACCCGCAGTTGTTCTTGAATCGGGAAGTGATTTCGAGGTAAAATCGATTCCAAATATTCGCAAACTGATTGCAAACGCCATGCACCAGTCGTTGCAAAACTCGGCACAACTTACACACCACATGAGTGCTGATGCGCGACAAATCATGAAATTGCGCAAAAAATTCAAAAAAGAATATTCCGAAGGAACAATCAAACAAAATGTTACAATTAATGATTTGGTTTGTTTTGCTGTAATTCGTGCGTTGGAAAAATTTCCACAGGCAAACACGCATTATCTGGGCGACAAAATGAAATGGTTCAAAAAAGTTCATCTTGGACTGGCAGTTGACACGGATCGTGGCCTTATGGTTCCTGCCGTTCAAAACGCTGACGATTTATCGATCACAGGACTTTCTTACCAACTGCAGCAAGTTGCCACACAAAGCCGTGCCGGAAGTATCAATCCTGACTTATTAAGTCCGGAAGCAGCGTCATTTACAGTTTCTAACCTTGGAAATTACGGCGTGGAAATGTTTACTCCGGTAATAAATCTTCCGCAAACTGCTATTTTGGGAGTTTGTACAATCATCCCACGCCCAAAAGAAATTGAAGAAGGGGTTTACGGTTTTGTTCCAATGATGGGACTTTCGTTAACTTACGATCACCAGGCGCTCGACGGAGGAGAAGCAACTCTATTCCTTGCTGAAATTAAAAATCAGATTGAAACTCTTTCACTTTAA
- a CDS encoding M23 family metallopeptidase, giving the protein MSGKYLLPLCLFVLSFVQVRAQYVNTDSLIVVPGYLSAVTIFQFDSIQKQKTDTNQSYFAEFDVPGEGRKIISRFGPRSGRMHYGTDIKMQKGDTIYAACGGVVSRSSYYYGFGNLVVLQHKNNLETYYGHLSEFLVEKHSWVNKGEAIGLAGSTGRATTSHLHFEIHENGRVFDSELVFDYENQKVRDDACHTKTLAALHKELKPKGYSNSVAVPEYYKVCSGDSLWVISRKFKTSIKEICRLNQLTENSVLQIGQPLRLY; this is encoded by the coding sequence ATGTCCGGAAAATACCTTTTACCGCTATGCTTATTTGTTTTGAGCTTTGTACAAGTGCGCGCCCAGTATGTAAATACGGATTCTTTAATTGTTGTCCCTGGATATCTTTCAGCAGTAACGATTTTTCAGTTTGATTCTATTCAAAAACAAAAGACCGACACTAATCAATCTTATTTTGCTGAATTTGATGTTCCCGGTGAAGGCAGAAAAATAATCAGTCGTTTTGGGCCGCGTTCGGGTAGAATGCATTACGGAACCGATATAAAAATGCAAAAAGGCGATACCATTTATGCAGCATGCGGCGGCGTTGTTTCCCGTTCCAGTTACTATTATGGTTTTGGAAATTTGGTCGTGCTTCAGCACAAAAATAATTTGGAAACTTATTATGGACATCTGTCTGAATTTTTAGTGGAAAAACATTCGTGGGTGAATAAAGGCGAAGCCATTGGACTGGCAGGCTCAACAGGAAGAGCAACTACAAGTCATTTACATTTTGAGATACACGAGAACGGACGTGTATTTGACTCTGAACTGGTGTTTGACTACGAGAATCAGAAAGTGAGAGATGATGCTTGTCATACCAAAACTTTGGCGGCCCTGCACAAGGAATTAAAACCTAAAGGATATTCAAACAGTGTTGCAGTACCTGAGTATTATAAAGTTTGCTCAGGCGATTCGCTTTGGGTGATTTCCCGAAAGTTTAAAACTTCAATCAAAGAAATTTGTCGTTTAAATCAGCTCACTGAAAATTCTGTGCTTCAGATTGGGCAGCCTTTGCGGTTGTACTAA